One Gadus chalcogrammus isolate NIFS_2021 chromosome 22, NIFS_Gcha_1.0, whole genome shotgun sequence genomic window carries:
- the txnipa gene encoding thioredoxin interacting protein a, which yields MVAMTKCVKTLDVLFNDPSKTFYCSGDKVAGRIIVEVSQATRVSSMRVCGVGCAKVQYSKGKQRCRQETEYLKYEQVVLLDDQPIDADGSVILRPGNKYEYRFGFELPQEGQLVSSYKGKFGCVQYYVKASMERKDLPVLECKKTFEVEEPLDVCTPDLLSPTGGTKEKKVTCLFIPDGQVSLTAKIDRRGYCEGEDICINAKFENTCSRIVVPKAAIYAKHIYQADGRTKVFLKKLSSVRGNHVISGMCDAWQGKSIRVPKLKPSILGCDIIRVEYALMISVHIPGSEKLILELPLVIGTSGLGSRTNSMSSQDGSMSNASMSWVSLRMPSVPPTYCDLDTPLTPLLDDFDEDDSPVFITAPAFQFQPPPVYTEVEEGYNGNTQMLQVC from the exons ATGGTGGCGATGACGAAGTGTGTGAAAACGTTGGATGTCCTTTTCAACGATCCGAGCAAAACTTTTTACTGCAGCGGAGACAAAGTAGCAGGGAGGATAATCGTGGAGGTGAGCCAGGCGACCCGGGTCTCGTCCATGCGGGTCTGCGGGGTGGGCTGCGCTAAGGTGCAGTACTCCAAGGGCAAGCAGCGCTGCAGACAGGAGACCGAGTACCTCAAGTACGAGCAGGTGGTCTTGCTGGACGACCAGCCGATCG ATGCTGACGGATCGGTAATATTGAGGCCGGGCaataaatatgaatacagaTTTGGATTTGAGCTCCCCCAGGAAGG GCAGCTGGTGTCCTCCTACAAGGGGAAGTTTGGCTGTGTCCAGTACTATGTTAAAGCCTCCATGGAGAGGAAAGACCTGCCTGTACTCGAGTGCAAGAAGACTTTTGAGGTGGAGGAACCCCTCGATGTCTGCACCCCAGATCTGTTG TCTCCAACAGGCGGTAcgaaggagaagaaggtgaCCTGCCTGTTCATTCCCGACGGCCAGGTATCACTCACTGCCAAAATTGACAGGAGAGGCTACTGCGAAGGAGAGGACATCTGCATCAATGCCAAGTTTGAGAATACCTGCTCCCGTATTGTGGTTCCCAAAGCAGCCATTTACGCCAAACACATCTACCAGGCCGACGGTCGCACCAAAGTCTTCCTCAAGAAGCTTTCCTCAGTTCGAGGGAACCACGTCATTTCAGGCATGTGTGACGCCTGGCAAGGGAAGTCCATCCGAGTCCCCAAGCTCAAGCCATCCATCCTGGGCTGTGATATCATCCGTGTGGAGTATGCCCTGATG ATCTCGGTCCACATCCCAGGCAGTGAGAAGCTGATCCTGGAGCTTCCCTTGGTCATCGGAACATCTGGCCTAGGCAGTCGCACCAACAGCATGAGCAGTCAGGACGGCTCCATGAGCAACGCCTCTATGAGCTGGGTGTCCTTGAGGATGCCATCAGTGCCACCCACTTATTGTGACCTTGATACCCCTCTCACACCATTGCTGGATGACTTTGACGAGGATGACAGCCCAGTGTTTATCACTGCACCAGCATTCCAGTTCCAACCACCACCAGTATACACTGAA GTCGAAGAAGGGTACAATGGCAACACACAAATGCTTCAAGTCTGCTGA